Proteins from a genomic interval of Shewanella seohaensis:
- a CDS encoding energy transducer TonB: MGQNALVNRTGIILVSALITLGLFVFMAQLIHNPQPLSGQASDAPQINILMSERTPIPPKESRKPEPPKPIPARERVTTPGESNQLVDFNTQTFTPEMPTQTTLFTQSAMTAEALPMVQVSPRYPIDAAQNGKEGYVVVGFDITADGSVSNVRVLDANPKRVFDKAALSAVQNWKYKPKFDAGKAVPQLNQQVQLDFKLDQKI; the protein is encoded by the coding sequence ATGGGCCAAAATGCACTCGTTAATCGCACAGGTATTATCCTTGTTAGCGCACTGATCACCTTAGGTTTGTTCGTGTTTATGGCGCAACTTATCCATAATCCGCAGCCCTTGAGCGGACAAGCGAGCGATGCGCCGCAAATTAATATTTTGATGAGCGAGCGAACACCCATTCCGCCTAAGGAAAGCCGTAAACCCGAACCACCTAAACCTATTCCAGCGAGGGAGCGGGTGACGACTCCGGGTGAGAGCAATCAACTCGTCGATTTCAACACTCAGACTTTTACCCCCGAAATGCCAACCCAAACCACACTCTTTACCCAATCAGCAATGACGGCCGAAGCCTTACCTATGGTGCAAGTGTCACCTCGCTATCCCATTGATGCGGCGCAAAATGGCAAGGAAGGTTATGTGGTCGTGGGATTTGATATCACGGCGGACGGTAGTGTCAGCAATGTGCGCGTGCTCGATGCCAATCCGAAACGGGTGTTTGATAAGGCGGCACTGTCAGCGGTGCAAAACTGGAAATACAAACCTAAGTTTGATGCGGGCAAGGCCGTGCCACAGCTGAATCAACAGGTGCAGCTCGACTTTAAACTGGATCAGAAGATTTAA
- a CDS encoding tellurite resistance TerB family protein — protein MIAKLKRFLQSHTQAISPEEKAHQLKLAAASMLLEVVFADETLAAEEMALLPTLLTETLSMPAQEAYELIEEAKKAQGNATSLFEFTNTINAEFSLEQKQQLLLAMWQLAYADGQLSQYEDQIIRRTADLLYLKHSELIQMRNQAIEATQAAH, from the coding sequence ATGATTGCTAAGCTGAAACGATTCCTTCAATCCCACACCCAGGCCATCTCCCCCGAGGAGAAAGCCCACCAGCTCAAGTTGGCGGCCGCGAGCATGTTGCTCGAAGTGGTATTTGCCGATGAAACCCTCGCGGCAGAAGAAATGGCATTACTGCCGACCTTGCTGACGGAAACATTGTCGATGCCAGCGCAGGAAGCCTATGAACTGATTGAAGAAGCGAAGAAAGCCCAAGGTAATGCTACCTCGCTGTTTGAGTTTACCAATACCATCAATGCCGAATTTAGCTTGGAGCAAAAACAACAATTGCTGTTAGCTATGTGGCAATTAGCCTATGCCGATGGACAACTCTCCCAATACGAAGATCAAATCATTCGCCGCACCGCCGATTTGCTGTACCTCAAACACAGTGAACTGATCCAGATGCGTAATCAGGCTATCGAAGCGACCCAAGCGGCACACTAA
- a CDS encoding DUF2780 domain-containing protein: protein MKHTLTLSILISATLLAAPASAGWLDNLAGTQAKTEKVATGTATQSNELVGSVMSQLGLSQNQAEGGLGSLLGLAQSSLGSNDYTKLAASIPNADSLLAAAPKLDANSGVSGLLSKAGNIGSSLQGSAMVLDAFEKLGISKDLAMPMINIAKSYLETNGAEGSSDLLMKGLNSLL, encoded by the coding sequence ATGAAACACACTCTCACTCTCTCAATCCTGATCAGCGCCACGCTTTTAGCGGCTCCCGCCAGTGCAGGCTGGTTAGATAACCTCGCAGGAACACAAGCAAAAACAGAAAAAGTAGCCACAGGTACCGCGACTCAATCCAACGAGTTAGTCGGTAGTGTGATGTCGCAACTCGGTTTAAGCCAAAACCAAGCAGAAGGCGGTTTAGGCAGCCTGTTAGGCCTAGCCCAGTCTAGCCTAGGTTCGAATGATTACACCAAATTAGCCGCCAGCATTCCTAATGCCGACAGCCTATTAGCCGCAGCGCCAAAGCTTGACGCTAACTCTGGCGTTTCAGGCCTTTTGTCTAAGGCGGGTAATATTGGATCTTCCCTCCAAGGTAGCGCAATGGTGTTAGATGCTTTTGAAAAATTAGGTATTTCTAAAGATCTCGCTATGCCGATGATCAATATCGCTAAGTCTTACCTTGAAACAAATGGCGCCGAAGGCAGCTCAGATCTTCTGATGAAGGGCCTAAACTCTCTGCTGTAA
- a CDS encoding DUF4145 domain-containing protein, giving the protein MGTGAELLDSEFIQGFSASLLDDYLNAKNYVQDVPTQSLLHIRSFTHRLTELLGQDKAVSFTSPNLYDRIELLNQKRLIDVKTTRALHRLRGYGNRGAHPEKYHLTQEQLLALAQKAIKDVLALIEHLYPKVTGRAAPAYHYQASDTVTIKDLCYRAVMEDDPKAQYLVGISFKTKALMLKEQELALADQSYGNEDENGPAVKEVAQKASDTFAKAAYWFALAAPKHSDALYEHGVGLIHGYQGQADAIQGEAAIAKAAQAGVVNAMALLGYFYLVGSETFKPDLVQAKHYLQLAAEGEQTEAMANLGVLYYQAKDLTQAYHFINKAAQAGYPHAQYHLALMLANGDGCQRDPIVSEYWMAEAAEQGQLDAMLTRAQHMLNDESGLGGDVSQAERYLREVIKYGHSVPAMIELSMALADGILGRIDVVGSAALLNLARRHANAKEAEIIEPLWQSLVLQIDTVLEMTQDPGEIQTLKRAKTLLSA; this is encoded by the coding sequence ATGGGGACAGGGGCTGAGTTACTGGATAGCGAATTTATCCAAGGGTTTTCGGCCTCTCTCCTCGATGATTACCTCAACGCCAAAAACTATGTGCAGGATGTGCCCACTCAGTCACTGCTGCATATCCGCAGTTTTACCCACAGGCTGACCGAACTACTCGGTCAGGATAAAGCCGTCTCCTTCACCAGTCCCAACCTCTATGATCGTATCGAGCTGTTAAACCAAAAGCGGCTGATCGATGTGAAGACGACCAGAGCCTTGCATCGCCTGCGTGGCTATGGCAACCGTGGCGCCCACCCTGAAAAATACCATTTAACCCAAGAACAATTGCTCGCCTTGGCTCAAAAGGCCATCAAGGATGTGTTGGCCTTAATTGAGCACTTGTATCCTAAGGTGACTGGGCGTGCTGCTCCCGCGTACCATTACCAAGCAAGCGATACAGTTACCATCAAAGATCTTTGTTACCGCGCGGTGATGGAAGACGACCCTAAGGCCCAATATCTAGTAGGGATTTCTTTTAAAACCAAAGCATTAATGCTGAAAGAGCAAGAGCTTGCCTTGGCTGACCAATCCTATGGTAATGAAGATGAAAATGGTCCAGCGGTAAAGGAAGTGGCGCAAAAAGCCAGTGATACCTTTGCCAAAGCTGCCTATTGGTTTGCCCTTGCGGCGCCAAAACATTCCGATGCTCTCTATGAACATGGGGTTGGGCTTATCCATGGCTATCAAGGCCAGGCTGATGCCATTCAGGGCGAAGCGGCAATTGCCAAGGCCGCTCAGGCGGGTGTCGTCAATGCGATGGCGTTACTCGGGTATTTTTATCTGGTGGGCAGCGAGACATTTAAGCCGGATTTAGTGCAGGCGAAGCACTATTTACAATTGGCAGCCGAGGGCGAGCAGACCGAAGCCATGGCGAATTTAGGCGTGCTTTACTATCAGGCGAAAGATCTGACCCAAGCCTATCATTTTATTAATAAAGCGGCGCAAGCGGGTTATCCCCATGCCCAGTACCATTTAGCCTTAATGCTCGCTAATGGCGATGGTTGTCAGCGCGATCCTATTGTGAGTGAATATTGGATGGCCGAAGCGGCGGAACAGGGCCAACTCGATGCCATGCTTACCCGCGCACAACACATGCTAAACGATGAAAGTGGTTTGGGTGGCGATGTGAGTCAGGCGGAGCGTTACCTGCGTGAAGTGATTAAATACGGTCACAGCGTGCCAGCCATGATTGAGTTGAGCATGGCACTCGCAGACGGTATTTTAGGGCGCATCGATGTGGTGGGCTCTGCGGCGCTGCTCAACCTGGCGCGCCGTCATGCTAATGCCAAAGAGGCCGAAATCATCGAGCCTCTCTGGCAATCACTCGTGCTGCAAATTGATACTGTGCTGGAGATGACCCAAGATCCCGGCGAGATTCAAACCCTTAAGCGCGCAAAGACATTACTAAGCGCCTAG
- a CDS encoding methyl-accepting chemotaxis protein, whose amino-acid sequence MKSYSLKQKILSSVILALSAVILLLSWQSYTSQKKVLLDVNLEQAQRLGEQQALIISEWLSSRQQIVKAMETQLNHDIVQAMKQAKQSGGFESTFFGESDGNMRDSEPATDYTNFDPRTRPWYQEAMRTGGSVLTKPYLDTAFNILVVTLAEPVAGGVIAGDLSINNLTEEVNRMELPADGYAIMMHKDGTIIAYKDQTKTLKPISDIDNELNSNLSELSRKIGTLLPMYFESEDRDKLVWGVDIPNTDWKLVLVLDRETLEAPLSSLLLTQFGLSTLVLILSVLAISWLISVLLGSLSRVSQALARIADGNGDLTQRISVDTQDEVGVLADSFNRFVGSQHQLISHIRQLANQLDQDAERSLVTTQSSVAELLRQQQEVAMVATAVTEMASATNEIAANAENTATAAQQSAESSFQGKELVNKTRSSINSLADEVTQATEVIEDLSHHAQSISSILGTIQGIAEQTNLLALNAAIEAARAGEQGRGFAVVADEVRVLSRRTQDSTQEVHATIETLQRTTAKAVSLMESSQMLAGNSVEDANAAAKALEEITQAVHIISDMAGQIATAAEEQTQVTGEITQNTVAIKDITDEITEAAKSDLTQAQGLKARANDLNAQVATFIL is encoded by the coding sequence ATGAAATCATATTCATTAAAGCAGAAAATTCTTTCGTCCGTTATTCTTGCTCTTTCAGCAGTGATTTTACTACTGTCGTGGCAAAGTTATACCAGTCAGAAAAAAGTGCTGTTAGATGTTAATTTAGAGCAAGCTCAGCGTCTTGGAGAGCAGCAAGCGTTAATCATAAGTGAGTGGCTTTCAAGTCGTCAGCAAATTGTGAAAGCGATGGAAACTCAGCTAAACCATGACATTGTGCAAGCAATGAAGCAGGCGAAACAATCGGGAGGTTTTGAATCAACATTCTTTGGGGAGTCTGACGGTAACATGCGGGACTCTGAGCCTGCGACCGATTATACCAATTTCGATCCTCGTACTCGCCCTTGGTACCAAGAAGCTATGCGAACTGGCGGAAGTGTTTTAACTAAGCCTTATCTTGATACTGCATTTAATATTCTGGTGGTGACTTTGGCTGAGCCTGTTGCAGGTGGTGTTATTGCTGGAGATTTGTCGATTAATAATCTTACTGAAGAAGTTAATCGAATGGAGTTACCTGCAGACGGTTATGCCATCATGATGCATAAAGACGGCACCATTATCGCTTATAAAGATCAAACTAAAACACTAAAGCCTATTAGTGATATAGACAATGAGCTAAATAGTAATTTGTCAGAATTAAGCCGAAAAATTGGCACTTTGCTTCCTATGTACTTTGAAAGTGAAGATCGCGATAAGTTAGTTTGGGGTGTTGATATTCCAAATACAGATTGGAAATTAGTCCTTGTACTGGATAGAGAAACACTCGAGGCACCACTCTCTAGTTTGCTACTCACTCAGTTTGGATTATCGACACTAGTATTAATTTTAAGCGTATTAGCAATTTCTTGGTTAATAAGCGTTCTACTCGGTTCATTGAGCCGAGTATCTCAGGCGCTCGCACGTATTGCCGATGGAAATGGGGATTTGACTCAACGTATTTCCGTCGACACTCAGGATGAGGTGGGCGTGCTGGCTGATAGCTTTAACCGTTTTGTCGGCAGTCAGCATCAACTGATCAGCCATATTCGTCAATTGGCAAATCAATTAGATCAAGATGCTGAACGTAGCCTCGTGACGACACAATCTTCGGTTGCGGAGTTACTGCGTCAGCAGCAGGAAGTCGCTATGGTGGCAACGGCGGTGACTGAAATGGCGAGTGCAACCAATGAAATTGCCGCCAATGCGGAAAATACCGCGACAGCGGCGCAGCAATCAGCTGAAAGTAGTTTCCAAGGGAAAGAGTTAGTTAATAAAACCCGCAGTTCGATCAATTCCTTAGCCGATGAAGTTACTCAGGCAACTGAGGTCATTGAAGATTTAAGTCATCACGCTCAGTCTATCTCCAGTATTCTGGGCACAATTCAAGGGATTGCGGAGCAGACCAACCTATTAGCGCTCAATGCGGCGATTGAAGCTGCCCGCGCGGGTGAGCAGGGCCGTGGTTTTGCCGTGGTCGCCGATGAGGTGCGGGTATTGTCGCGCCGGACTCAAGATTCGACCCAAGAAGTACATGCGACCATTGAAACCCTGCAACGCACCACAGCAAAAGCCGTGAGTTTGATGGAAAGCAGTCAAATGCTCGCAGGCAACAGCGTGGAAGATGCGAATGCCGCTGCGAAGGCATTGGAGGAGATCACCCAAGCCGTGCATATCATTTCAGATATGGCAGGCCAAATTGCCACTGCCGCCGAAGAGCAAACACAGGTCACGGGAGAAATCACCCAAAATACCGTAGCGATTAAAGATATTACCGACGAAATCACCGAGGCCGCGAAATCGGATCTGACTCAAGCCCAAGGATTAAAGGCGCGTGCGAATGATCTCAACGCCCAAGTAGCAACTTTTATTCTCTAA
- a CDS encoding LysR family transcriptional regulator — protein sequence MNLDNLARIDLNLLVILKVLLEEQSVTRAASRLHISQSALSKSLNRLRETLDDPLFQRTAHGLKPTAHALNIGLKLPNILQDLYQLTQPPTFTPASSNRQFSFAMVESAYETLIPYFIGPLLSTAPNLKLDSYVWTEKSMHDLQQGQIDFGISGRDLHPLSDSQTDRLPDGISCQTLFTDRQVCLVRQDHPLMTALTSLQWDLSLYLDMAHVQVRCEGSDWWALDYFLADLGHRRKISTTVPDFYGAASICAHSDLIFTLPSSFALHACKLYPLRLLPLPFEFIPMAYVLLWHQRNDEDQGHKWMRDTICQSVEKLMQP from the coding sequence ATGAATCTCGACAACTTAGCCAGAATCGATCTCAACCTACTGGTGATATTGAAGGTTTTGCTCGAAGAGCAGAGCGTCACCCGCGCAGCGAGTCGATTACATATTAGCCAGTCAGCATTGAGCAAGAGCTTGAATCGCCTGCGAGAAACTCTAGATGATCCCCTGTTCCAGCGCACTGCCCACGGCCTAAAACCCACGGCACATGCGCTCAATATTGGGCTTAAATTGCCGAATATTTTGCAGGACTTATATCAACTCACTCAGCCACCGACGTTTACGCCGGCCAGCAGTAACAGGCAGTTTTCCTTCGCCATGGTTGAAAGCGCCTACGAAACCTTAATTCCCTATTTTATCGGCCCATTATTAAGCACTGCACCGAATCTGAAGCTCGACTCCTATGTGTGGACCGAGAAATCGATGCACGATTTGCAGCAGGGGCAAATTGACTTTGGGATCTCGGGGCGGGATCTACACCCACTGTCGGACTCGCAAACGGACAGACTCCCAGATGGCATTAGCTGCCAAACCCTGTTTACCGACAGGCAAGTGTGTTTGGTGCGCCAAGATCATCCCTTGATGACCGCACTCACCTCGCTCCAGTGGGATTTATCCCTGTACTTGGATATGGCACATGTGCAGGTTCGTTGTGAAGGGAGTGATTGGTGGGCGCTGGATTACTTTCTGGCCGACCTTGGCCACAGGCGCAAAATCAGCACGACTGTGCCAGATTTTTATGGCGCGGCCAGCATCTGTGCCCACAGTGATTTAATTTTCACTTTGCCTTCAAGCTTTGCACTGCACGCATGCAAGCTGTATCCACTGAGGCTATTGCCTCTGCCCTTTGAATTTATCCCTATGGCCTATGTGCTGCTCTGGCATCAGCGCAACGATGAAGACCAAGGCCATAAATGGATGCGTGATACCATCTGCCAAAGTGTTGAAAAGCTTATGCAACCTTAG
- a CDS encoding multidrug effflux MFS transporter, with the protein MRRNLLPILMSLVLLSPLAIDIYLPSMPTMAAEFAVSASEVQSTLVLFLFAMGVGQVLIGPLADRYGRRPVALFGVLLYGASSLLAAAAIEFHWLQLARVLQGLAACSTSIVVFSAVRDCYSPKEGARIYSYLNGAICVIPALAPTLGGLLAMQFGWRSTFVFMTLYAILMMLLVGYRLPETRPANTVSTGPLYRWSRYKPVLSNTHFLFYAFACMSAMAAILSYVSYSPVWLIGHLGVSELAFSGLFGLNAVVNIVACFAAPVVIRKLGNRPTAILALVLLVLSAVLIIATQAFGPSVGMAAAFAFMLPMMLLCIGFALLLGPATSMALSAFGERAGTATAMLGFIQMSGASVVAGLVQQTNLTAPYAVALVMGVFSVGLLSMMALSRFDHWHQEQLAAEH; encoded by the coding sequence ATGCGGCGCAATCTGTTACCTATTTTGATGTCTTTGGTGCTACTTAGCCCTCTGGCAATTGATATTTACCTCCCTTCTATGCCCACTATGGCGGCAGAGTTCGCCGTGTCTGCCAGCGAAGTACAGTCCACCTTAGTACTGTTTTTATTTGCTATGGGTGTGGGACAGGTATTGATTGGCCCCTTGGCCGACCGTTATGGACGTCGCCCCGTGGCACTCTTTGGTGTATTGCTCTATGGCGCGAGCAGTTTGCTCGCCGCTGCTGCGATTGAATTTCACTGGTTGCAACTTGCTCGCGTGCTGCAAGGTTTAGCGGCGTGTTCAACCTCGATTGTGGTCTTTAGTGCTGTGCGTGACTGTTATTCGCCGAAGGAAGGCGCCCGTATTTACAGTTACTTAAATGGTGCTATTTGCGTTATTCCCGCCTTGGCACCTACCCTTGGCGGACTATTAGCCATGCAATTTGGCTGGCGCTCGACCTTTGTGTTTATGACCCTATACGCGATTTTGATGATGTTATTGGTGGGCTATCGTTTACCCGAAACCCGTCCTGCCAATACCGTTAGCACAGGCCCATTGTACCGTTGGAGTCGTTATAAACCTGTGCTGAGCAATACCCATTTCTTGTTCTATGCCTTTGCCTGTATGTCGGCGATGGCGGCAATTTTAAGTTATGTGTCTTACTCTCCCGTGTGGCTTATCGGCCATTTAGGGGTGTCTGAGTTAGCTTTTAGTGGTTTGTTCGGTTTGAACGCTGTAGTCAATATTGTGGCCTGTTTTGCCGCGCCAGTGGTGATCCGCAAGTTAGGCAACCGTCCAACCGCCATCCTTGCCTTAGTGCTACTGGTGCTTTCGGCGGTATTGATTATCGCAACGCAAGCCTTCGGCCCGAGTGTCGGCATGGCCGCCGCCTTTGCCTTTATGCTGCCTATGATGCTGTTGTGTATTGGTTTTGCGCTGTTATTAGGCCCAGCGACCAGTATGGCACTGTCTGCCTTTGGCGAGCGGGCGGGTACCGCTACGGCGATGTTAGGTTTTATTCAGATGAGTGGTGCGTCTGTGGTGGCTGGCCTTGTGCAGCAAACAAACCTGACCGCACCCTATGCTGTGGCCTTAGTGATGGGAGTATTTTCTGTCGGATTACTTTCAATGATGGCGCTCAGCCGCTTCGACCACTGGCACCAAGAGCAATTAGCCGCAGAGCATTAA
- a CDS encoding tRNA-uridine aminocarboxypropyltransferase gives MSRHYCPICCYPMNACLCAHVQLIQPQTQLVILQHPSEVEHKKNSVKVLSLVIPNTQVYVGETEADFALLREQLMNGERPVYLVYPSEQSVSVEQQKLCADCVLLLIDGTWRKAFKILQLNPWLAQLPAVHLAEGYASRYKIRKSSRSDSLSTLEASAYMLKALEPDLDLSPLLNAFDAMVEMRIRAMPAQVRLRYQGGE, from the coding sequence TTGAGCCGCCACTATTGTCCTATTTGCTGTTATCCGATGAATGCATGCCTCTGCGCCCATGTGCAGCTAATACAACCGCAAACGCAGTTAGTGATATTGCAGCATCCCTCGGAAGTCGAGCATAAAAAGAATAGCGTCAAGGTGTTAAGTCTAGTGATCCCCAATACCCAAGTGTATGTGGGGGAGACTGAAGCGGATTTTGCCTTATTGCGCGAACAATTGATGAATGGCGAACGCCCTGTCTATCTTGTGTATCCCTCTGAGCAGAGTGTGAGTGTCGAACAACAGAAGCTTTGCGCCGATTGTGTGCTGTTGTTGATCGATGGCACTTGGCGCAAAGCCTTTAAAATCTTGCAGCTCAATCCTTGGTTAGCTCAATTGCCGGCTGTGCACTTGGCCGAAGGTTATGCATCAAGATATAAGATCCGTAAATCGAGTCGCAGTGACAGTTTATCAACCTTAGAAGCGAGTGCTTATATGCTAAAAGCACTCGAGCCGGATTTAGATCTGTCGCCTTTATTGAATGCCTTCGATGCTATGGTGGAGATGCGCATTCGGGCGATGCCAGCTCAAGTAAGGCTGCGTTATCAGGGCGGAGAATAA
- a CDS encoding putative bifunctional diguanylate cyclase/phosphodiesterase, which yields MIRWQHLLNKLSTDDPVLQDKLSCWQADPHQTPLALIQGFSFISANSATLDYFGTEYDALVNTTPYDFSPRIQSSGRNSVEFAREMIIEAASGNHVEFSWLHLSQQGKELPTKVRLYPCYLQQQAVVLVELQALNRRTQVRPSISDGFAHIPREIMATTLEESAEAVYITDADNRILAVNKAMCRICGYSAEQLIGKTPEFLEAKLLPPGQETDCQAAMKLRGFWHGETLKQRSDGSHFPAWQSSRRIETDDNALYHVNIFSDISTKKLLETQLTTRAMYDTLTGLPNRYHLKQILNSALDKLKDDPSTLGALMFLDLNGFKNINDSFGHSMGDRVLQLVAARLEAGCIEKADIARMGGDEFTLVLQECSCKEEIQLFAEQILSLFDSPFEIEGQKFFLGTSIGIALFPTHSDQAGQLISLADTAMYSAKKNQPHLVFYDKAMSQAAELKLKLINNLRHAHSLKQFNLAYQAIVDLHTNKPIGAEALLRWQKSPNEHYEAAEFVPLLEETGLIITIGQWALEQACKQAAIWRASYQPDFKVSVNVSPLQLEHVDFVGQVISALEMVALPAEALILEITESALLRQPELARQTLERIKALGVGIAIDDFGTGLSSLSRLGTLPIDSVKIDAEFAMRLNDVSGQKLCHAIVQLAQALDIHFVAEGIETQQQKDIITHMGQGFAQGFLFGYPSSVEQFTQAFLAERCIA from the coding sequence ATGATCAGATGGCAACACTTGCTCAATAAACTCAGTACAGATGACCCTGTATTGCAAGATAAGCTGTCATGCTGGCAAGCCGATCCGCACCAGACTCCCCTCGCCCTGATCCAAGGCTTTAGTTTTATTAGCGCAAATAGCGCCACCCTCGATTACTTTGGCACCGAATACGATGCCTTAGTGAATACCACGCCCTATGACTTTTCACCTAGGATCCAATCCTCTGGACGCAATAGCGTTGAATTTGCACGGGAAATGATTATTGAGGCGGCATCGGGGAACCATGTCGAATTTAGTTGGCTCCACCTGAGCCAACAGGGTAAAGAACTCCCCACCAAGGTAAGACTCTACCCTTGTTATTTACAGCAACAAGCCGTAGTGCTCGTTGAGCTACAAGCCCTCAACCGTCGAACTCAAGTTCGGCCGTCGATCTCCGATGGCTTTGCCCATATCCCACGGGAAATTATGGCGACCACACTTGAAGAGAGTGCCGAGGCCGTTTATATCACCGATGCTGATAATCGCATATTGGCCGTGAACAAGGCTATGTGCCGTATCTGCGGTTACAGTGCGGAGCAATTGATCGGTAAAACTCCTGAGTTTTTAGAGGCCAAACTCCTGCCACCAGGGCAAGAAACCGATTGCCAAGCCGCCATGAAACTTCGGGGATTTTGGCATGGCGAGACACTTAAACAGCGTTCTGACGGGAGTCACTTTCCCGCATGGCAGAGCAGTCGCCGAATCGAGACCGATGATAATGCCCTGTATCATGTGAATATTTTCAGCGATATCAGCACCAAAAAACTGCTCGAAACACAGCTCACCACCCGCGCTATGTACGACACATTAACGGGGTTGCCGAACCGTTATCATCTCAAGCAAATACTCAATAGTGCCCTCGATAAACTGAAGGATGATCCTTCCACCCTCGGCGCACTGATGTTTTTAGACCTCAATGGTTTTAAGAACATCAATGACAGCTTTGGTCATTCCATGGGGGACAGGGTGTTACAACTGGTGGCCGCGCGTTTAGAAGCAGGCTGCATTGAGAAGGCCGATATCGCCCGTATGGGGGGCGATGAATTTACCTTAGTGCTGCAGGAATGCAGCTGTAAGGAAGAAATTCAATTATTTGCCGAGCAAATACTGAGCCTGTTCGACAGTCCATTTGAAATCGAAGGGCAAAAGTTCTTCCTCGGTACCAGTATTGGTATCGCACTGTTCCCAACCCACAGCGATCAAGCGGGACAGCTGATTAGCTTGGCCGATACCGCCATGTATAGCGCGAAGAAAAATCAGCCGCACTTAGTCTTTTATGACAAGGCGATGAGCCAAGCAGCTGAGCTTAAATTAAAGCTTATCAACAATCTAAGGCATGCACATAGCCTCAAGCAGTTCAATCTTGCCTATCAGGCAATTGTGGATTTACACACCAATAAGCCCATTGGTGCCGAGGCGCTGTTGCGTTGGCAAAAATCCCCTAACGAGCATTATGAAGCGGCCGAATTCGTCCCTTTACTCGAGGAAACAGGGCTGATTATTACCATTGGGCAATGGGCACTGGAGCAAGCCTGTAAGCAGGCCGCCATATGGCGCGCGAGTTATCAGCCTGATTTTAAAGTGTCGGTTAACGTATCGCCCTTACAGTTGGAGCATGTGGATTTTGTCGGCCAAGTGATTAGCGCCCTAGAAATGGTCGCTCTGCCCGCCGAAGCGCTGATTTTAGAAATCACCGAGTCAGCGCTGTTACGTCAACCCGAGTTAGCGCGCCAAACCCTTGAGCGCATCAAAGCCTTAGGTGTCGGCATCGCCATTGACGACTTTGGTACGGGTCTCTCATCACTCAGTCGTTTAGGAACCTTACCGATAGACAGTGTCAAAATTGATGCTGAATTTGCTATGCGCCTTAATGATGTCTCGGGACAAAAACTTTGCCACGCCATAGTGCAATTAGCACAGGCTCTCGACATTCACTTTGTGGCAGAAGGCATTGAAACGCAGCAGCAAAAAGACATCATTACCCATATGGGACAAGGTTTTGCGCAAGGCTTCTTGTTTGGTTATCCCAGCTCGGTTGAACAGTTTACTCAAGCCTTTTTAGCCGAAAGGTGTATCGCTTAA
- a CDS encoding class I SAM-dependent methyltransferase — protein sequence MNTCPLCHSADLVAYHQDKRRRYQQCQQCALVSVPAEFYLSPEAEKAEYDKHENHPQDLGYQQFLDRTLAPLLSRFAPTALGLDFGCGEGKALSLLAQTRGYRVENYDLYYANHPELLTRQYDFVTLTEVIEHVSDADALLTLLNTLLKPKGILAVMTKRVLNPTAFSTWHYKNDPTHINFYSEATFQWLAEHYGWQLEIIDKDVVFLHQAN from the coding sequence TTGAACACCTGTCCCCTTTGCCACAGTGCCGATTTAGTGGCTTACCACCAAGATAAACGCCGTCGTTACCAACAGTGCCAGCAGTGTGCCTTGGTGAGCGTGCCTGCCGAATTTTATCTGAGTCCTGAAGCCGAAAAGGCTGAATACGATAAGCACGAGAATCACCCGCAGGATCTCGGTTATCAGCAGTTTCTAGACCGAACCCTCGCCCCCTTGTTGAGCCGCTTTGCGCCAACGGCATTGGGGCTCGATTTTGGTTGTGGTGAGGGCAAGGCGTTGAGTCTGCTGGCGCAAACGCGGGGTTATCGGGTCGAAAACTACGATCTCTATTACGCTAACCACCCCGAGTTACTCACGCGGCAATACGATTTTGTTACCCTAACAGAGGTCATTGAGCATGTGAGTGATGCCGATGCGTTACTGACCTTATTAAACACCTTGCTCAAGCCCAAGGGCATTTTGGCCGTAATGACGAAGCGAGTGCTCAATCCCACGGCCTTTAGCACTTGGCATTATAAAAATGATCCCACCCATATTAACTTTTACTCCGAAGCCACCTTTCAATGGCTCGCCGAGCATTACGGCTGGCAACTGGAAATCATCGACAAAGACGTCGTGTTTTTGCATCAAGCTAATTAA